AGTTAGATTTATAAAAGAAAGCTCTGGATATTCCATTTATACATGGGGATGCACCATTTATAAAGCTGGATGCTTCATTTATACAACGGAATGCTCTATTTATAAGGCTGGATGCTCCATTTATACAACCGGATGCTTCATTTATACATGGGGATACTCTATTTATACAAAGAGCAGCTTTATTTAGTATTCAAAAAGACCGAATTCGCTTTTGATGGTGAGTTTTTTATTTTCGGAAGCTTCTACCCTACCTACAATTTGAGCCTCTACACCAAAGGATTTTGCTATTTCAATGATATCCGAAGCGATTGCCTTGGGCACATACAATTCCATTCGGTGACCACAGTTAAAGACTTGGTACATTTCTTTCCAATTGGTTTTGGATTGTTCTTGTATTAGTTTGAATAAAGGCGGAACGGGAAACAGATTATCTTTGATTACATGCACGTTATCCACAAAATGAAGCACTTTGGTTTGGGCACCACCACTGCAATGCACCATGCCGTGAATTTCTTTTGGAGTGTATTTATCTAAAATTGATTTGATAATCGGAGCATAAGTTCGGGTTGGTGAAAGGACTAATTTCCCGGCGTCAATTGGGGAATCGGCAACGGCATCAGTCAATTGGGTTTGTCCGGAATACACTAAGTCATTAGGTACCATGGCATCAAAACTTTCCGGGTATTTTTGGGCTAAATAATTAGCAAAAACATCGTGACGCGCGGAAGTCAAACCGTTGCTGCCCATGCCTCCGTTATATTCTTTTTCGTAATGGGCCTGACCGAAAGAAGCTAAACCAACGATTACATCTCCGGCTTGGATATTGGCATTATCAACCACAGCTGAACGTTTCATGCGAGCGGTAACAGTTGAATCTACAATAATGGTTCGGACTAAATCGCCTACATCAGCCGTTTCGCCACCTGTAGAATGAATGGTTACTCCGAAGTTTTTTAACTCGGCGATAAGTTCTTCTGTTCCGTTGATGATGGCGGATAGCACTTCGGCCGGAATTAGGTTTTTATTTCTTCCGATAGTGGAAGACAATAAAATATTATCGGTAGCGCCTACGCAAAGCAGGTCATCAATATTCATTATCAGAGCGTCTTGTGCAATGCCTTTCCAGACGGATAAATCGCCAGTTTCTTTCCAATACATATAGGCCAGTGACGATTTGGTTCCGGCACCGTCGGCGTGCATGATTAGACAATAGTCTTCGTCATTAGTCAAATAATCGGGAACAATTTTGCAGAAAGCTTTGGGAAATAAACCTTTATCGATGTTTTTGATGGCGTTGTGCACGTCTTCTTTGGAAGCCGAAACTCCGCGCAAGTTGTAGCGTTGGCTGTTATCAGAGCTCATGTTGTAGTGTTGTGTTGTTGTGGCGCAAAGATATGACTTGATTTGGGATTTGGGATTTAGGAATTGGGATTTTTTTAGAATTATTTTTCCAAAATCATCACTTCTACGCGGCGGTTTTCATCTTCTTCTTGAGCTGATTTTTCTGGGATGGGATGAACCGGTCTTGAAGTGCCATAACCTTTGAAGGTCATTCGTTTTCGGTCAATTTTATTTCGTAGTAAGTAGGTATAGATAGCGCGGGCTCTTGATA
Above is a genomic segment from Flavobacterium phycosphaerae containing:
- a CDS encoding AIR synthase related protein — translated: MSSDNSQRYNLRGVSASKEDVHNAIKNIDKGLFPKAFCKIVPDYLTNDEDYCLIMHADGAGTKSSLAYMYWKETGDLSVWKGIAQDALIMNIDDLLCVGATDNILLSSTIGRNKNLIPAEVLSAIINGTEELIAELKNFGVTIHSTGGETADVGDLVRTIIVDSTVTARMKRSAVVDNANIQAGDVIVGLASFGQAHYEKEYNGGMGSNGLTSARHDVFANYLAQKYPESFDAMVPNDLVYSGQTQLTDAVADSPIDAGKLVLSPTRTYAPIIKSILDKYTPKEIHGMVHCSGGAQTKVLHFVDNVHVIKDNLFPVPPLFKLIQEQSKTNWKEMYQVFNCGHRMELYVPKAIASDIIEIAKSFGVEAQIVGRVEASENKKLTIKSEFGLFEY